Proteins encoded in a region of the Nicotiana tomentosiformis chromosome 9, ASM39032v3, whole genome shotgun sequence genome:
- the LOC104099949 gene encoding transcription factor MYB114-like (The RefSeq protein has 1 substitution compared to this genomic sequence) codes for MNICTNKSSSGVKKGAWTEEEDVLLKKCIEKYGEGKWHQVPLRAGLNRCRKSCRLRWLNYLRPHIKRGDFSFDEVDLILRLHKLLGNRWSLIAGRLPGRTANDVKNYWNSHLRKKLIAPHDQKESKQKAKKITIFRPRPRTFSKTNTCVKSNTNTVDKDIEGSSEIIRFNDNLKPTTEELTDDGIQWWADLLANNYNNNGIEEADNSSPTLLHEEMPLLS; via the exons ATGAATATTTGTACTAACAAGTCGTCGTCAGGAGTGAAGAAAGGTGCATGGACTGAAGAAGAAGATGTTCTATTGAAAAAATGCATCGAGAAATATGGAGAAGGAAAGTGGCATCAAGTTCCTCTTAGAGCTG GTTTGAATAGATGCAGAAAGAGCTGCAGATTAAGGTGGCTAAATTATCTAAGGCCACATATAAAGAGAGGAGACTTCTCTTTTGATGAAGTAGATCTCATTTTGAGGCTTCATAAGCTGTTAGGCAACAG ATGGTCACTTATTGCTGGTAGACTTCCTGGAAGGACGGCAAACGATGTCAAAAACTACTGGAACAGCCATCTTCGCAAGAAGTTAATTGCTCCTCATGATCAAAAGGAGAGCAAGCAAAAAGCAAAGAAGATCACCATATTCAGACCTCGGCCTCGAACCTTCTCAAAGACAAATACTTGTGTTAAAAGTAACACAAATACTGTAGATAAGGATATTGAAGGCAGCAGCGAAATAATTAGATTCAACGATAATTTGAAGCCAACAACTGAAGAATTGACGGATGATGGAATTCAATGGTGGGCCGATTTACTAGCTAACAATTACAACAATAATGGGATTGAGGAAGCTGATAATTCATCACCAACTTTGTTGCATGAGGAAATGCCACTTTTCAGTTGA